From Desmodus rotundus isolate HL8 chromosome 10, HLdesRot8A.1, whole genome shotgun sequence, one genomic window encodes:
- the HNRNPA0 gene encoding heterogeneous nuclear ribonucleoprotein A0: MDNSQLCKLFIGGLNVQTSESGLRGHFEAFGTLTDCVVVVNPQTKRSRCFGFVTYSNVEEADAAMAASPHAVDGNTVELKRAVSREDSARPGAHAKVKKLFVGGLKGDVAEGDLIEHFSQFGTVEKAEIIADKQSGKKRGFGFVYFQNHDAADKAAVVKFHPIQGHRVEVKKAVPKEDIHSGGGGGGSRSSRGGRGGRGRGGGRDQNGLSKGGGGGYNSYGGYGGGGGGYNAYGGGGGGSSYGGSDYGNGFGGFGSYSQHQSSYGPMKSGGGGGGGGGSSWGGRSNSGPYRGGYGGGGGYGGSSF, encoded by the coding sequence ATGGATAATTCCCAGTTGTGTAAGCTGTTCATAGGCGGCCTCAATGTGCAGACGAGTGAGTCGGGCCTGCGCGGCCACTTTGAGGCCTTTGGGACTCTGACGGACTGCGTGGTGGTGGTGAACCCCCAGACGAAGCGCTCCCGTTGCTTCGGCTTCGTGACCTACTCCAATGTGGAGGAGGCTGATGCCGCCATGGCCGCCTCGCCCCATGCAGTGGACGGCAACACGGTGGAGCTGAAGCGGGCGGTGTCCCGGGAGGATTCAGCGCGGCCCGGTGCCCACGCCAAGGTTAAGAAGCTCTTTGTTGGGGGCCTTAAAGGAGACGTGGCCGAGGGCGACCTGATCGAGCACTTCTCGCAGTTTGGCACCGTGGAAAAGGCCGAGATTATTGCCGACAAGCAGTCCGGCAAGAAGCGTGGCTTCGGCTTCGTGTATTTTCAGAATCACGACGCGGCAGACAAGGCCGCGGTGGTCAAGTTCCATCCAATCCAGGGCCATCGTGTGGAGGTGAAGAAGGCCGTCCCCAAGGAGGATATCCACTCCGGTGGCGGCGGAGGCGGCTCCCGGTCCTCCCGAGGCGGCCGAGGCGGCCGGGGCCGCGGTGGCGGTCGTGACCAGAACGGCCTGTCTAAGGGCGGCGGCGGCGGTTACAACAGCTACGGTGGttacggcggcggcggcggcggctacAATGCCTACGGAGGCGGCGGAGGCGGTTCGTCCTACGGTGGGAGCGACTACGGTAACGGCTTCGGCGGCTTCGGCAGCTACAGCCAGCACCAGTCCTCCTATGGGCCCATGaagagcggcggcggcggcggcggcggcggaggcagcagctggggcgGTCGCAGTAACAGTGGACCTTACAGAGGTGGCTATGGCGGTGGGGGTGGTTATGGAGGCAGTtccttctaa